A stretch of the Mesorhizobium huakuii genome encodes the following:
- a CDS encoding bifunctional 2-C-methyl-D-erythritol 4-phosphate cytidylyltransferase/2-C-methyl-D-erythritol 2,4-cyclodiphosphate synthase — MTDGSENASATGGVAVVIVAAGRGARAGQANGPKQYQNIGGRAVIAHTLEMFLAHPRTGRIVVAIHADDHELFRQAAGTQAERVTAVIGGPTRQESVRLGLLALKDHAPDQVLIHDAVRPFVDAELIDRTIAAIGENEGALPALPVADTLKRESAAGVVAETVSRSGLHAAQTPQGFPYGPILAAHDKAHQLGRLDFTDDAAIAEWAHIPVKLVPGSPDNVKLTWARDIAMAHQRLSSERTHFPDIRTGNGYDVHAFEPGDHVTLCGVAIPHGKKLSGHSDADVGLHALTDALLATCGAGDIGTHFPPSDPQWKGAASRIFVQHAAKVVRERGGRIANADITLICEAPRVGPHREAMTAALSQMLGISADRISIKATTNEKLGFVGREEGIAAIATASVVFPGEVPE, encoded by the coding sequence ATGACTGACGGAAGTGAAAACGCGAGCGCGACAGGTGGGGTTGCGGTGGTGATCGTCGCCGCCGGCCGCGGCGCTCGTGCCGGACAGGCCAACGGGCCCAAGCAGTACCAGAACATCGGTGGCCGCGCCGTCATTGCACATACGCTGGAGATGTTTCTGGCCCATCCGCGAACCGGCCGGATTGTCGTCGCCATCCACGCCGACGACCACGAACTGTTCCGGCAAGCGGCGGGCACCCAGGCTGAGCGTGTCACCGCCGTCATTGGCGGACCGACCAGGCAGGAGTCCGTCCGGCTGGGGCTGCTTGCGCTCAAAGACCACGCGCCGGATCAGGTTCTGATTCACGATGCCGTCCGACCGTTCGTCGACGCGGAGTTGATCGACCGCACCATCGCCGCCATCGGCGAGAACGAGGGGGCGTTGCCCGCCCTGCCCGTCGCCGACACGCTGAAGCGCGAGTCGGCTGCCGGCGTCGTCGCGGAAACCGTTTCCCGCAGCGGGCTGCATGCGGCGCAAACGCCGCAAGGTTTTCCCTACGGCCCAATCCTTGCCGCACACGACAAGGCCCATCAGCTGGGCAGGCTGGACTTCACCGACGACGCGGCCATCGCAGAATGGGCACATATTCCGGTCAAGCTCGTTCCCGGCTCGCCGGACAATGTCAAACTCACCTGGGCACGGGACATCGCCATGGCGCACCAGCGGCTTTCCAGCGAACGCACACACTTCCCCGACATCCGTACCGGCAACGGCTACGACGTCCACGCCTTCGAGCCCGGCGACCATGTCACCCTGTGCGGCGTCGCTATTCCGCACGGCAAGAAACTGTCCGGCCATTCCGATGCCGATGTCGGCCTGCACGCTTTGACCGACGCGCTGTTGGCGACCTGCGGCGCCGGCGACATCGGCACGCATTTTCCGCCGTCGGATCCGCAGTGGAAGGGTGCTGCGTCGCGGATCTTCGTCCAGCATGCGGCCAAAGTGGTGCGCGAACGCGGCGGACGCATCGCCAATGCCGACATCACACTGATCTGCGAGGCGCCGCGCGTCGGGCCGCACCGCGAGGCGATGACGGCAGCCCTGTCGCAGATGCTGGGGATTTCCGCCGATCGCATCTCGATCAAGGCGACAACCAATGAGAAGCTCGGCTTCGTCGGCCGCGAGGAAGGCATCGCGGCGATCGCCACCGCCAGCGTGGTGTTCCCCGGCGAGGTGCCGGAATGA
- the ntrC gene encoding nitrogen regulation protein NR(I) has product MTVRGNILVADDDAAIRTVLNQALSRVGHEVRVTSNASTLWRWVAAGEGDLVITDVVMPDENAFDMLPRIKKARPELPVIVMSAQNTFMTAIRASETGAYEYLPKPFDLTELLNIVNRALSEPRRPKIDARPDEQPETMPLVGRSAAMQDIYRMLARMMQTDLTVMISGESGTGKELVARALHEYGRRRGGPFVAINMAAIPRDLIESELFGHEKGAFTGAQNRSTGRFEQAEGGTLFLDEIGDMPMEAQTRLLRVLQQGEYTTVGGRTPIKTDVRIVAATNKDLRTLINQGLFREDLFYRLNVVPLRLPALRERSEDVPDLVRHFFKLGEMEGLQTKRISSGGIELMKRYPWPGNVRELENLVRRLAALYSQDEISAEIIEAELKTGERPVVPGGGNLIPDDLSIGQAVEHFLQRYFASFAGELPPAGLYQRILSEVEYPLVLASMTATRGNQIKAAELLGLNRNTLRKKIRELGVNVYKSSRPG; this is encoded by the coding sequence ATGACGGTTCGCGGCAATATTCTCGTCGCCGATGACGATGCGGCGATCCGCACCGTGCTCAACCAGGCGCTGTCGCGCGTCGGCCACGAGGTGCGCGTCACCTCCAACGCCTCGACCTTGTGGCGCTGGGTAGCAGCGGGCGAGGGCGACCTTGTTATTACCGACGTGGTCATGCCGGACGAGAACGCCTTCGACATGCTGCCGCGCATCAAGAAGGCGCGGCCGGAACTGCCGGTCATCGTCATGAGCGCCCAGAATACGTTCATGACGGCGATCCGGGCATCCGAGACCGGCGCCTATGAATACCTGCCAAAACCGTTCGACCTGACCGAGCTGCTCAACATCGTCAACCGGGCGCTGTCGGAGCCAAGGCGGCCGAAGATCGATGCGCGGCCGGACGAGCAGCCCGAAACGATGCCGCTGGTCGGCCGTTCGGCGGCCATGCAGGACATCTACCGCATGCTGGCGCGCATGATGCAGACCGACCTGACGGTGATGATCTCGGGCGAATCCGGCACCGGCAAGGAACTGGTGGCGCGCGCGCTGCACGAATATGGCCGCCGTCGCGGCGGGCCGTTCGTCGCCATCAACATGGCGGCAATCCCACGCGATCTCATCGAATCGGAACTGTTCGGCCACGAGAAGGGCGCTTTCACCGGTGCCCAGAACCGCTCCACCGGCCGTTTCGAGCAGGCCGAGGGCGGCACGCTGTTCCTCGACGAGATCGGCGACATGCCGATGGAAGCTCAGACGCGCCTGCTGCGTGTCCTGCAGCAGGGCGAATACACCACGGTCGGCGGCCGCACGCCGATCAAGACCGATGTGCGCATCGTCGCCGCCACCAACAAGGATCTGCGCACGCTGATCAACCAGGGACTGTTCCGCGAGGATCTGTTCTATCGTCTCAATGTCGTGCCGCTCAGGCTGCCGGCGTTGCGCGAGCGCTCCGAGGACGTGCCCGATCTCGTGCGCCACTTCTTCAAGCTTGGCGAGATGGAAGGGCTGCAGACCAAGCGTATCTCATCCGGCGGCATCGAACTGATGAAGCGCTACCCCTGGCCGGGCAACGTGCGCGAACTGGAAAACCTCGTTCGCCGGCTGGCCGCGCTCTATTCGCAGGACGAAATATCAGCCGAGATCATCGAGGCGGAACTCAAGACCGGCGAGCGCCCCGTGGTGCCCGGCGGCGGCAACCTCATTCCCGACGACCTCTCCATCGGCCAGGCGGTCGAGCATTTCCTGCAGCGTTATTTCGCCTCGTTTGCCGGCGAATTGCCGCCCGCCGGGCTCTACCAGCGCATCCTGTCCGAAGTCGAATATCCGCTGGTCCTGGCCTCGATGACGGCAACCCGCGGCAACCAGATCAAGGCTGCGGAACTGCTGGGGCTGAACCGCAACACGCTGCGCAAGAAGATCCGCGAACTGGGCGTCAACGTCTATAAATCGTCGCGGCCCGGCTGA
- a CDS encoding CinA family protein yields MSNAELANALLLACQQRGIMLATAESCTGGLIIAALTDIAGSSAVVDRGFITYSNEAKMEMLGVSAETLDAHGAVSRETVLEMAAGALTHSRASLSLAVTGIAGPSGGSADKPVGLVWFGLALAGQPVVAERQLFGHKGREFIRHETVRHALQLGLRALG; encoded by the coding sequence ATGAGCAACGCCGAACTCGCAAACGCCCTGCTGCTGGCCTGCCAGCAACGTGGCATCATGCTGGCGACAGCCGAAAGCTGCACCGGCGGCCTGATCATCGCCGCGCTCACCGACATTGCCGGCTCCTCCGCCGTGGTCGACCGCGGCTTCATCACCTATTCCAACGAAGCCAAGATGGAGATGCTCGGCGTTTCCGCCGAAACGCTCGACGCGCATGGAGCTGTGTCGCGCGAAACAGTGCTGGAGATGGCGGCCGGCGCGCTGACGCATTCGCGCGCGAGCCTTTCTCTTGCCGTTACCGGCATTGCCGGTCCAAGCGGCGGTTCGGCTGACAAGCCGGTCGGCCTCGTCTGGTTCGGCCTTGCCCTGGCCGGCCAGCCGGTTGTCGCCGAGCGCCAGCTGTTTGGCCATAAGGGCCGCGAATTCATCCGCCACGAGACGGTGAGACACGCGCTGCAGCTCGGCCTGCGCGCGCTTGGATAA
- a CDS encoding two-component system sensor histidine kinase NtrB, with protein MNATAGQGIETPNAAQIVLNTIRRPVIMISEEGFITFANADAEDFFRSSATMLARNTLSKLIPFGSPLLTLVDQVRERRAPVNEYRVDVSSPRLGIEKVVDLYVAPVPEFPGSVVVMFQERSMADKIDRQMTHRGAARSVTGLAAMLAHEIKNPLSGIRGAAQLLELSASDEDRALTRLITDETDRIVSLVDRMEVFSDERPIDRYPVNIHVVLDHVKAIAKNGFAKRIKILEDYDPSLPPVFANRDQLIQVFLNLVKNAAEAIGSDPQGEIVLSTAFRPGIRVSVPGTQDRVSLPLEFCVRDNGSGVSEDILPILFDPFITTKPNGSGLGLALVAKIVGEHGGIIECDSTPRGTTFRILMPAWKETQFGADEDGEGDRK; from the coding sequence ATGAACGCCACCGCTGGCCAAGGCATCGAGACGCCGAATGCCGCCCAGATCGTCCTCAACACGATCCGGCGCCCGGTGATCATGATCAGCGAGGAAGGGTTCATCACCTTCGCCAATGCCGATGCCGAGGATTTCTTTCGCTCCAGCGCAACCATGCTGGCGCGCAACACCCTGTCCAAGCTGATCCCCTTCGGCAGCCCGCTGCTGACGCTGGTCGATCAGGTGCGCGAGCGCCGGGCTCCGGTCAACGAGTACCGCGTCGACGTGTCGTCGCCACGCCTTGGCATCGAAAAGGTCGTCGATCTCTATGTCGCGCCGGTGCCTGAATTCCCGGGCTCCGTCGTGGTCATGTTCCAGGAACGGTCGATGGCCGACAAGATCGACCGCCAGATGACGCATCGCGGTGCGGCGCGCTCGGTGACCGGCCTGGCGGCGATGCTCGCCCATGAGATCAAGAACCCGCTCTCCGGCATCCGTGGTGCCGCGCAACTGCTCGAACTATCCGCCTCCGACGAAGACCGTGCGCTGACCCGGCTGATCACCGACGAGACGGACCGAATCGTCTCGCTGGTCGATCGCATGGAGGTGTTTTCCGACGAGCGGCCGATCGATCGCTATCCCGTCAACATCCATGTCGTGCTCGACCATGTGAAGGCGATCGCAAAGAACGGCTTTGCCAAGAGAATCAAGATATTGGAGGACTATGATCCATCATTGCCTCCGGTATTCGCCAATCGCGACCAGCTGATCCAGGTGTTCCTGAATCTGGTCAAGAACGCCGCCGAAGCGATCGGCAGCGACCCGCAGGGCGAGATTGTGCTGTCGACCGCCTTCCGGCCGGGCATTCGCGTTTCGGTTCCAGGCACACAGGACCGCGTCTCGTTGCCGCTGGAGTTCTGCGTGCGCGACAATGGCTCCGGCGTCTCGGAGGATATTCTGCCGATCCTGTTCGATCCCTTCATCACCACCAAGCCGAACGGCTCGGGGCTGGGGTTGGCGCTGGTCGCCAAGATCGTCGGCGAGCATGGCGGCATCATCGAATGCGATTCGACCCCACGCGGAACCACTTTCCGCATCCTGATGCCGGCCTGGAAGGAAACGCAGTTCGGTGCCGATGAAGATGGCGAAGGAGACCGCAAATGA